A genomic segment from Ptychodera flava strain L36383 chromosome 23 unlocalized genomic scaffold, AS_Pfla_20210202 Scaffold_23__1_contigs__length_28996876_pilon, whole genome shotgun sequence encodes:
- the LOC139124137 gene encoding scavenger receptor class F member 2-like, producing the protein MISVTLLSALFIVQSFRFQMYASGAIRRNIGPVDRDAQHACPWYNTIKDEEVYRCCSGFYLEDRKCIACPRDSFGYRCARTCDCKSHEQCDPVYGCKCKPGKWGNKCEKSCSPSCNDMEECNQRNGKCRCPPGKWGKKCEHHCQCYTRAQCDRQTGTCQCETGWMGDTCTDCNESEVDDTGKRFCTDKCLHCFNGESCSITDPASCDCTPGWKGNKCNISIPLTCDSRFNRDMCRNHNDCDGFQGCNLKSCKCDECARGYRGEKCKLPCKRGTYGYGCENSCSDVCESGQCHHITGSCTPCPSGYHGENCVDECPAGHYGYNCLTKYTDSKSTTQQSKVTMQGRPEHPDLVTSNQSNTTKQIQDSESRIDGDPDDIEDHSPLIIGVCVFLVLLIIIIVVISVVCCRRRKKTVNIRNVYYENVDVAVERIDTLAMFVPPLNDYEMADVETRGTTILNNDDIQ; encoded by the exons ATGATCAGCGTTACATTATTGTCAGCTTTGTTCATCGTTCAGTCGTTCCGTTTTCAAATGTATGCATCTGGTGCAATAAGACGAAATATTGGACCTGTTGATCGAGATGCTCAGCATGCATGTCCatggtacaatacaattaa AGATGAAGAAGTGTATCGATGTTGTTCTGGCTTTTATTTAGAAGATCGCAAATGCATAG cATGTCCACGTGACTCGTTTGGTTATCGCTGTGCACGAACATGTGATTGCAAAAGTCATGAACAATGTGATCCTGTTTATGGATGTAAATGTAAACCTGGCAAATGGggaaacaaatgtgagaaatcatGTAGTCCATCATGCAATGATATGGAAGAATGTAATCAACGCAATGGTAAATGTAGGTGTCCTCCAGGAAAGTGGGGAAAGAAATGTGAACACCACTGTCAATGTTACACACGTGCACAATGTGATAGACAAACTGGGACGTGTCAATGTGAAACAGGTTGGATGGGAGACACGTGCACAGACTGTAATGAAAGCGAAGTTGATGACACGGGCAAGAGATTTTGCACTGACAAGTGCCTACACTGCTTCAATGGTGAATCCTGCAGTATTACTGACCCTGCTAGTTGTGACTGTACGCCTGGGTGGAAAGGAAATAAATGTAATATATCAATTCCTTTAACATGTGACTCCCGTTTCAATAGAGACATGTGTAGAAACCATAATGACTGTGATGGCTTTCAAGGCTGTAATTTGAAAAGCTGTAAATGTGATGAGTGCGCAAGAGGATACAGAGGAGAAAAGTGCAAGCTGCCGTGTAAGCGTGGCACGTATGGATATGGTTGTGAAAATTCATGTTCCGATGTCTGTGAATCTGGACAGTGTCACCACATCACCGGGAGTTGTACACCATGCCCTAGTGGTTACCATGGTGAAAACTGTGTTGACGAATGCCCTGCTGGTCACTATGGTTACAACTGCCTGACGAAAT atacagacagtaaatcaacaacACAACAATCTAAAGTTACCATGCAGGGGCGACCTGAGCACCCGGACCTAGTGACAAGTAATCAAAGCAACACTACGAAACAGATACAAGACTCGGAAAGTAGAATAGATGGAGATCCGGATGACATTGAAGATCATTCGCCGTTGATCATTGGTGTTTGTGTATTTCTTGTCTTACTGATAATCATAATTGTTGTGATAAGTGTTGTGTGTTGTCGGAGGAGAAAAAAGACAGTAAATATAAG AAATGTTTACTATGAGAATGTTGATGTAGCAGTAGAAAGAATTGACACTTTGGCAATGTTTG TACCTCCTCTTAATGACTATGAGATGGCCGATGTGGAAACACGTGGAACTACCATTTTAAACAATGACGACATTCAGTGA
- the LOC139123870 gene encoding tripartite motif-containing protein 2-like: MKAEEIIKKIKKEEQRLIDLLKLNYKTKIKNASILIDEMELNHGNIKSACSYIETLMHHGNAAQLLSTKGDVCTRIKELILIETMANTEHEDLTFTPNDQYSEHEILGIIKSDVCMSKCTVENIPKQLLKGDSADLLITTRDSTGKQVIPKQQVKAKVRKPDASWEDINVADNGDGTHRVTVAGRSYEKYQVTMTIGDTQIPGCPVMIPVIKGLLKTIGSQGSAEGQYSNPWSVAINKDRDIVTADTLNNRLQITNLKGKFKKILKFEQFEKTFSPHDIHISRDNTYYSLDNNNKQVVVSDENGHVIRYFGQNELKDTRGIGISPVDGNIYVTDCGGHCVRVYTPYGKYLRSFGSEGTGRGQFHCPWGVVIGSTGMVFVADFNNLHIQVFDARDKYLYSFDCHSGDGDMRCPKGIAIENDKYVYVTTEIPCSLLKFEVSGKFVCRIDSDSDGLNWPTGIALTDDVPNRVVVADWGSNCIKVFV, encoded by the coding sequence atgaaagcagaagaaatcatcaagaaaataaagaaagaagagCAGAGACTAATAGATTTACTAAAACTCaactacaaaacaaaaattaaaaacgcATCTATTCTTATTGATGAGATGGAATTAAACCATGGCAATATTAAGAGTGCATGCAGTTACATAGAGACACTGATGCATCACGGGAATGCTGCTCAACTTCTCTCCACAAAAGGTGATGTTTGTACACGCATCAAAGAACTGATTCTCATTGAAACTATGGCAAACACGGAACATGAGGACTTAACATTCACTCCAAATGATCAGTACAGTGAGCATGAGATTCTAGGAATAATTAAATCTGATGTGTGTATGTCAAAatgtacagttgaaaacattccaaaacaactcCTGAAAGGCGACTCTGCAGACCTACTGATCACAACCAGAGATTCGACTGGAAAACAAGTCATTCCAAAACAACAAGTGAAAGCCAAGGTAAGAAAACCTGATGCATCGTGGGAAGACATCAATGTTGCTGATAACGGAGATGGTACACACAGAGTTACAGTGGCTGGACGATCGTatgaaaaatatcaagttaccatgacaataggAGATACACAAATACCAGGCTGTCCTGTCATGatacctgtcatcaaaggattgTTGAAGACCATTGGCAGTCAAGGAAGTGCTGAGGGACAGTACAGCAATCCTTGGAGTGTGGCcataaacaaagacagagacattgtcacTGCAGATACATTGAACAATAGGTTGCAGATAACCAATTTGAAgggaaaatttaagaaaatcttgaaattcgaaCAGTTTGAGAAGACTTTCAGCCCACATGATATACACATATCAAGGGATAATACATACTATAGTTTAGATAACAACAATAAgcaagtagttgtcagtgatgagaatGGGCATGTCATCAgatactttggacaaaatgagttgaaaGATACACGGGGTATTGGAATTAGTCCGGTAGATGGCAATATCTATGTGACAGACTGCGGTGGGCATTGTGTCAGAGTTTATACACCATACGGCAAATACCTTAGATCATTTGGGTCAGAAGGTACAGGTCGAGGGCAATTCCATTGTCCCTGGGGTGTAGTAATAGGAAGTACTGGAATGGTATTTGTAGCAGACTTCAATAACCTGCATATCCAGGTATTCGACGCACGAGATAAAtatttgtattcctttgattgtCACAGTGGGGATGGTGATATGAGATGTCCCAAGGGAAtagcaattgaaaatgataaatatgtctatGTTACAACTGAGATCCCTTGCAGTCTATTGAAGTTTGAGGTTAGTGGTAAGTTCGTTTGTCGTATTGATAGTGATAGTGATGGGCTGAACTGGCCAACTGGTAtagcactgacagatgatgtaccTAACAGGGTTGTCGTAGCTGATTGGGGCAGCAACTGCATCAAAGTGTTCGTATAA